A region from the Polyangium spumosum genome encodes:
- a CDS encoding DUF4215 domain-containing protein: MVRLGRFSGRCGALWVAALLSAGCGEEAPPYDALPLRDALRAAPEVMASLPKETRRDVALRLEESALAPVPVDEKLVIPPPEVTTLDALASAADEAREEKGEDALVLGAIEQEGAEMFLAPREAKEPGDTSEGPPKMRGRPGDTTAALEEAALRGRAGRWVKELAARSEAQEIVRTTGLPMGAWAFEDKLYVNASWLVALEALEEEGAESGPSPAVVPIVGFPGSKPLSVDFNPYMLPDSVEQCALQVQTTCGCAASSSCDHAVTDPTFADANAECTWVNQGASNAAALCVLALMNIDGVRACVESGGSACAALPVVTRDDALAFLASTDCMSLLEQCLADGTLSQGSSGGSSGSSSSCGGCSGSSCDGCNEDCSKCNDNCSKCNENCSDCNQNCKDCNQNCKGSNCAVARRPGQSPVPSPVGTAFWLSLPIAYLYLLSRRRRP, encoded by the coding sequence ATGGTGCGGTTGGGGAGGTTCTCGGGGAGGTGCGGGGCGCTGTGGGTCGCCGCGTTGCTCTCGGCGGGCTGCGGGGAAGAGGCGCCGCCGTATGACGCGCTCCCGCTGCGGGACGCGCTGCGCGCGGCGCCCGAGGTGATGGCGTCGTTGCCGAAGGAGACGCGGCGCGACGTGGCGCTGCGGCTGGAGGAGTCGGCCCTCGCCCCGGTCCCCGTGGACGAGAAGCTCGTGATCCCGCCGCCCGAGGTCACGACGCTCGACGCGCTCGCGAGCGCCGCGGACGAGGCGCGCGAGGAGAAGGGCGAGGACGCGCTCGTGCTCGGCGCGATCGAGCAGGAAGGCGCGGAGATGTTCCTCGCGCCGCGGGAGGCCAAGGAGCCCGGCGATACGAGCGAGGGGCCGCCGAAGATGCGCGGGCGCCCGGGGGACACGACGGCGGCGCTCGAAGAGGCGGCGCTCCGAGGGCGCGCGGGGCGCTGGGTGAAGGAGCTCGCGGCGCGGTCGGAGGCGCAGGAGATCGTGCGGACGACGGGCCTGCCGATGGGCGCCTGGGCCTTCGAGGACAAGCTCTACGTGAATGCGTCGTGGCTCGTCGCGCTCGAAGCGCTCGAGGAAGAGGGCGCGGAGAGCGGGCCGAGCCCGGCCGTGGTCCCGATCGTAGGTTTCCCGGGGTCGAAGCCCCTGTCGGTCGATTTCAATCCGTACATGCTGCCCGACAGCGTCGAGCAATGCGCGCTCCAGGTGCAGACGACGTGCGGATGCGCGGCGAGCTCGTCGTGTGATCACGCCGTGACGGATCCGACGTTCGCGGACGCGAACGCGGAGTGCACGTGGGTGAACCAGGGCGCGTCGAACGCGGCGGCGCTCTGCGTGCTCGCGCTCATGAACATCGACGGGGTGCGGGCGTGCGTGGAGTCGGGCGGCTCGGCCTGCGCGGCGCTGCCCGTGGTGACGCGGGACGACGCGCTCGCTTTCCTGGCGAGCACGGATTGCATGAGCCTGCTCGAGCAATGCCTCGCGGACGGGACGCTGTCGCAGGGCTCGTCGGGCGGGAGCAGCGGGTCGTCGTCGAGCTGCGGGGGTTGCTCGGGCAGCTCGTGCGACGGCTGCAACGAGGATTGCTCGAAGTGCAACGACAATTGCTCGAAGTGCAATGAGAACTGCTCGGACTGCAACCAGAACTGCAAGGACTGCAACCAGAACTGCAAGGGCAGCAATTGCGCCGTCGCCCGGCGGCCCGGGCAATCGCCCGTGCCCTCGCCGGTAGGTACGGCGTTCTGGTTGTCGCTCCCCATCGCGTATCTGTACCTCCTCTCGCGACGGAGGCGGCCATGA
- a CDS encoding DUF389 domain-containing protein, whose amino-acid sequence MDKQEPTTAEVESPSFLDMLGGAQDRLALALGIGPADREATVSAMLARSPGEAVGYWLKLLLAMGIASLGLVLGSTAVVIGAMLISPLMGPIVELGMGLAVGSPLLVLRSFARTTTSVGVVVGSAALLTLALPFQEVTPEIAARTAPTALDLLIATLCAIAAAYTTIRPGSDSAGTAAGTAIGIALVPPLCVVGYGVGTGAQPIWSGAGLLFVANFCAILLFAVLCFLALGYSRASASTSERIELDRHQKGLIRRIARALRFVFGLKYGPLLRVLMPLLLVAGVYVPLREALAQVTWQVRVRAGIHRILGTLPENAVRSSVTVERDAVAVRLVTLGRAEEASQLEKDLTSRIAAIAGTVPKVQVIAVPDATALDALTSRIEASKVPVVTLPKTPRLDDTREEVARALDDAWPPAAGPLLNVRVVFPAGAPITFEVVHQGPQLGEPGVALLGAHLSRSLETEVSVRDVVIPAEPLVAEAQDVAQFLPRALGALRHLDAADGLVGCVEAPVGGSHKPNKESESALVALRALPAFQDKRIVIGEGAQWKLAVSRGPCPEAAAQGAAKPGAPFEGRR is encoded by the coding sequence ATGGACAAGCAGGAGCCCACGACCGCGGAGGTCGAGTCGCCGTCGTTCCTGGACATGCTCGGCGGGGCGCAGGACAGGCTCGCGCTCGCGCTCGGCATCGGACCCGCCGATCGCGAGGCGACGGTGAGCGCGATGCTCGCGCGTAGCCCCGGCGAGGCGGTGGGTTACTGGCTGAAGCTGCTGCTCGCGATGGGGATCGCCTCGCTCGGGCTCGTGCTCGGCAGCACCGCCGTGGTCATCGGCGCCATGTTGATATCGCCGCTCATGGGGCCGATCGTGGAGCTCGGAATGGGGCTCGCGGTGGGCTCGCCGCTGCTCGTGCTCCGCTCGTTCGCCCGGACGACCACGAGCGTCGGGGTCGTCGTGGGCAGCGCGGCGCTGCTGACGCTCGCCCTGCCGTTCCAGGAGGTGACGCCGGAGATCGCCGCGCGCACGGCGCCGACGGCGCTCGACCTCTTGATCGCGACCCTGTGCGCGATCGCCGCCGCGTACACGACGATCCGGCCCGGCTCGGACAGCGCGGGGACGGCGGCGGGCACGGCGATCGGGATCGCGCTCGTGCCGCCGCTCTGCGTCGTGGGGTATGGCGTCGGCACCGGCGCGCAGCCCATCTGGAGCGGCGCCGGGCTGCTCTTCGTCGCGAACTTCTGCGCGATCCTGCTCTTCGCGGTCCTCTGCTTCCTGGCCCTGGGCTACAGCCGGGCGAGCGCGTCGACGAGCGAGCGGATCGAGCTCGACAGGCACCAGAAGGGGCTGATCCGGCGGATCGCGCGCGCGTTGCGGTTCGTGTTCGGCCTGAAGTACGGCCCGCTGTTGCGCGTGCTCATGCCGCTCTTGCTCGTCGCGGGCGTGTACGTGCCCCTGCGCGAGGCGCTCGCGCAGGTGACGTGGCAGGTGCGGGTGCGCGCGGGCATTCATCGAATCCTGGGCACGTTGCCGGAGAACGCGGTCCGGTCGAGCGTGACGGTGGAGCGGGACGCCGTGGCGGTCCGGCTCGTGACGCTCGGGCGCGCAGAGGAGGCGTCGCAGCTCGAGAAGGACCTGACGAGCCGGATCGCGGCCATCGCAGGGACGGTGCCCAAGGTGCAGGTGATCGCCGTGCCGGACGCGACCGCGCTCGACGCGTTGACGTCGCGGATCGAGGCGTCGAAGGTGCCGGTGGTCACGCTGCCGAAGACGCCGCGGCTCGACGATACCCGCGAGGAGGTGGCGCGCGCGCTCGACGACGCCTGGCCGCCGGCCGCGGGGCCGCTCCTCAATGTGCGGGTCGTGTTCCCGGCGGGGGCGCCGATCACGTTCGAGGTCGTCCACCAGGGGCCGCAGCTCGGCGAGCCCGGCGTCGCGCTGCTCGGCGCGCACCTGTCGCGGAGCCTCGAGACCGAGGTCTCGGTGCGGGACGTGGTGATCCCCGCCGAGCCCCTCGTGGCCGAGGCGCAGGACGTCGCGCAGTTTTTGCCTCGGGCGCTCGGGGCGCTCCGTCACCTGGACGCGGCGGACGGGCTCGTCGGGTGCGTCGAGGCGCCCGTGGGCGGGTCTCACAAGCCAAACAAAGAATCGGAGTCCGCCCTCGTGGCGCTACGCGCCCTGCCGGCATTCCAGGACAAACGAATCGTGATCGGTGAAGGGGCGCAATGGAAGCTCGCCGTTTCGCGGGGGCCCTGCCCGGAGGCCGCGGCGCAAGGAGCGGCGAAGCCGGGCGCGCCGTTCGAGGGGAGGCGCTGA